The Setaria viridis chromosome 6, Setaria_viridis_v4.0, whole genome shotgun sequence genome contains a region encoding:
- the LOC117861093 gene encoding tubby-like F-box protein 12 has protein sequence MSFRSIVRDVKESFGSLSRRSFEVRISGLPGLGHHRGKSVGSLSNLHDRPIVVDQSRWVGLPPELLRDVMKRLEEGESTWPSRKDVVACAAVCGTWREICKDIVPSPEFCGKLTFPVSLKQPGPRDEMIQCFVKRDKSTSTYYLYLCLSPAVLSENGKFLLAAKRNRRTTYTEYIISMDPKNISRSSNGYVGKMRSNFLGTKFVVYDTQPPYNAGSLVSCGRSSRRISSRRVSPKVPTASYPIAQVNYELNVLGTRGPRRMNCTMHSIPASAMEPEGMVPCQPKQLFLPASSSYEESFRSANTSSSSRFSVTDRSLDFSSSRFSEVSGVIQQNEDDGQAKERPLVLRNKEPRWHEQLQCWCLNFRGRVTVASVKNFQLIAAPQLDAVPSESSQQAQQQTQPSSSSSASDHDKVILQFGKVAKDMFTMDYRYPLSAFQAFTICLTSFDTKLACE, from the exons ATGTCCTTCCGCAGCATAGTCCGTGATGTTAAGGAAAGCTTTGGTAGCTTATCAAGACGGAGTTTTGAGGTTAGAATTTCTGGTCTGCCTGGTCTTGGTCATCACAGAGGGAAATCTGTTGGATCTCTGAGCAACCTGCACGATAGACCTATAGTAGTTGATCAAAGCAGGTGGGTTGGTCTTCCTCCCGAATTGCTTCGAGATGTAATGAAAAGGCTTGAGGAAGGTGAGAGCACTTGGCCATCCCGCAAAGATGTTGTTGCTTGCGCAGCAGTTTGCGGAACATGGAGAGAGATATGTAAGGATATAGTGCCCAGTCCAGAATTTTGTGGAAAGCTCACTTTCCCGGTGTCACTTAAACAG CCGGGACCTAGAGATGAAATGATACAGTGTTTTGTAAAAAGGGACAAATCAACATCAACTTATTATCTTTACCTATGTCTTAGCCCTG CTGTCCTCAGCGAGAATGGAAAATTTCTACTAGCAGCTAAGAGGAATCGCCGTACAACCTATACTGAGTACATCATTTCTATGGATCCTAAAAATATATCACGTTCAAGTAATGGCTATGTTGGAAAAATGAG GTCAAATTTTCTTGGCACCAAATTCGTCGTGTACGACACTCAGCCGCCATACAATGCTGGGAGCCTTGTTTCGTGTGGACGCAGCAGCCGTAGAATCTCCTCTAGGAGGGTTTCCCCCAAGGTACCCACTGCTAGCTATCCTATTGCCCAGGTGAACTATGAGCTAAATGTGCTTGGCACAAGGGGGCCCAGGCGTATGAATTGCACCATGCATTCCATCCCAGCCTCAGCAATGGAACCTGAAGGCATGGTACCTTGCCAACCCAAGCAGCTCTTCCTCCCTGCCTCGTCTTCCTACGAAGAATCCTTTCGCAGTGCAAACACCTCTTCCAGCTCAAGGTTCTCGGTTACAGATCGCTCCTTGGACTTCAGCTCCTCTCGCTTCTCAGAAGTAAGCGGGGTGATCCAGCAAAATGAGGATGATGGTCAGGCCAAGGAGAGGCCTTTGGTTCTCCGCAATAAAGAGCCAAGGTGGCATGAGCAGCTGCAATGTTGGTGCCTCAACTTCCGTGGTCGGGTGACCGTGGCTTCTGTGAAGAACTTCCAGTTGATAGCTGCGCCACAGCTAGATGCTGTGCCCTCTGAATCATCGCAGCAGGCTCAGCAGCAAACCCAGCCTTCGAGTTCATCTTCAGCATCTGATCATGATAAAGTGATCCTGCAGTTTGGTAAGGTTGCCAAGGACATGTTCACAATGGACTACCGATACCCGCTCTCAGCATTCCAGGCCTTCACCATCTGTTTGACGAGCTTCGACACCAAGCTGGCTTGTGAATAG
- the LOC117861092 gene encoding protein S-acyltransferase 8 isoform X2, translating into MAMAKHKQRRVYQAWRGNNIILCGGRLIFGPDAKATLISFSLIAIPVAVFCVFVARHLIHIFPAYNAGYAILAVTIGLTIYVLLLLFLTSSQDPGIVPRNSHPPVEEFSHDASAPHTLQFPRVKEVMVNGVPVKVKYCETCMIYRPPRCSHCSKCDNCVERFDHHCPWVGQCIGERNYRYFFCFVSSAAVLCIYVCSMCGLYIKLLMSRGHDSLLKAIKESPASLAVMAYCFICFWFVGGLTGFHSYLIATNKTTYENIKYKYSNQPNVYDHGCVRNCHEFWCTKRKPSKINLRAIVQEEHEVVQPQTSYANVPEDDAPHRPRAKVEDDLEMGLDILKTSRRRTDEVSDEELESGSNGVKYRTPDSDTDIPVTRTKTEIFGEVRDLDLSVNNAALPSSPQQKQHPDELC; encoded by the exons atggccatggccaagCACAAGCAGCGCCGGGTGTACCAAGCCTGGAGAGGCAACAAC ATAATCTTGTGTGGTGGAAGGTTGATCTTTGGACCAGATGCCAAGGCCACTCTGATATCTTTCTCTCTAATTGCCATCCCTGTTGCCGTCTTCTGCGTCTTTGTGGCCAGGCATCTCATACACATATTTCCTGCATATAATGCAGGCTATGCAATTCTTGCTGTCACCATAGGCCTTACAATTTAT GTACTGTTACTGCTCTTCCTTACCTCATCTCAAGATCCAGGTATTGTACCAAGGAATTCACACCCACCTGTGGAAGAGTTCTCTCATGATGCTTCAGCTCCACATACTCTTCAGTTCCCTCGAGTAAAAGAGGTTATGGTCAATGGCGTGCCTGTGAAAGTGAAATACTGTGAAACTTGCATGATATATCGGCCTCCTCGCTGCTCCCACTGCTCCAAATGTGATAACTGTGTTGAGCGCTTTGATCATCACTGCCCTTGGGTTGGGCAGTGTATTGGAGAG aGAAATTACCGGTACTTCTTCTGTTTTGTTTCGTCGGCGGCAGTCCTGTGTATCTATGTATGTTCAATGTGTGGATTGTACATCAAGCTTCTCATGAGTAGGGGTCATGATTCATTGCTGAAGGCCATTAAAGAATCTCCAGCTTCATTGGCAGTGATGGCATATTGTTTCATTTGCTTCTGGTTTGTCGGTGGTCTCACTGGGTTCCATTCTTATCTTATCGCGACGAACAAG ACAACATATGAGAATATCAAGTACAAGTACAGCAACCAGCCAAACGTGTATGACCACGGCTGCGTGCGCAACTGTCATGAGTTCTGGTGCACAAAAAGGAAGCCTTCTAAGATCAATCTAAGAGCTATTGTTCAAGAGGAACATGAGGTAGTACAGCCACAGACCAGCTACGCCAATGTGCCAGAAGATGATGCACCCCACCGTCCAAGAGCCAAGGTTGAGGATGATCTAGAAATGGGTCTTGACATTCTGAAGACCTCAAGGCGCCGGACAGATGAAGTTAGCGATGAAGAATTGGAGTCCGGAAGCAATGGTGTTAAATATCGCACGCCAGATTCAGATACCGACATTCCTGTAACCAGAACTAAGACCGAGATCTTCGGTGAAGTTAGGGATCTGGACTTGTCGGTTAATAATGCTGCATTGCCTTCATCTCCTCAGCAGAAACAACACCCTGACGAACTTTGTTGA
- the LOC117861092 gene encoding protein S-acyltransferase 8 isoform X1 gives MDRTSKTKKEKKTRARREEEGTVSCWLWLAQETEGGRIGSQEGNRIRYLLFSLLSSSLDGLFVILVRIILCGGRLIFGPDAKATLISFSLIAIPVAVFCVFVARHLIHIFPAYNAGYAILAVTIGLTIYVLLLLFLTSSQDPGIVPRNSHPPVEEFSHDASAPHTLQFPRVKEVMVNGVPVKVKYCETCMIYRPPRCSHCSKCDNCVERFDHHCPWVGQCIGERNYRYFFCFVSSAAVLCIYVCSMCGLYIKLLMSRGHDSLLKAIKESPASLAVMAYCFICFWFVGGLTGFHSYLIATNKTTYENIKYKYSNQPNVYDHGCVRNCHEFWCTKRKPSKINLRAIVQEEHEVVQPQTSYANVPEDDAPHRPRAKVEDDLEMGLDILKTSRRRTDEVSDEELESGSNGVKYRTPDSDTDIPVTRTKTEIFGEVRDLDLSVNNAALPSSPQQKQHPDELC, from the exons atggaCAGGAcgagcaaaacaaaaaaagaaaagaaaacgcgggcaagaagagaggaggagggaacgGTTTCGTGCTGGCTCTGGCTGGCTCAAGAAACAGAGGGAGGGAGGATAGGAAGCCAGGAAGGGAATCGAATACGATACCTTCtcttttctctcctctcctcctccttggacGGCTTGTTTGTAATCCTTGTTCGG ATAATCTTGTGTGGTGGAAGGTTGATCTTTGGACCAGATGCCAAGGCCACTCTGATATCTTTCTCTCTAATTGCCATCCCTGTTGCCGTCTTCTGCGTCTTTGTGGCCAGGCATCTCATACACATATTTCCTGCATATAATGCAGGCTATGCAATTCTTGCTGTCACCATAGGCCTTACAATTTAT GTACTGTTACTGCTCTTCCTTACCTCATCTCAAGATCCAGGTATTGTACCAAGGAATTCACACCCACCTGTGGAAGAGTTCTCTCATGATGCTTCAGCTCCACATACTCTTCAGTTCCCTCGAGTAAAAGAGGTTATGGTCAATGGCGTGCCTGTGAAAGTGAAATACTGTGAAACTTGCATGATATATCGGCCTCCTCGCTGCTCCCACTGCTCCAAATGTGATAACTGTGTTGAGCGCTTTGATCATCACTGCCCTTGGGTTGGGCAGTGTATTGGAGAG aGAAATTACCGGTACTTCTTCTGTTTTGTTTCGTCGGCGGCAGTCCTGTGTATCTATGTATGTTCAATGTGTGGATTGTACATCAAGCTTCTCATGAGTAGGGGTCATGATTCATTGCTGAAGGCCATTAAAGAATCTCCAGCTTCATTGGCAGTGATGGCATATTGTTTCATTTGCTTCTGGTTTGTCGGTGGTCTCACTGGGTTCCATTCTTATCTTATCGCGACGAACAAG ACAACATATGAGAATATCAAGTACAAGTACAGCAACCAGCCAAACGTGTATGACCACGGCTGCGTGCGCAACTGTCATGAGTTCTGGTGCACAAAAAGGAAGCCTTCTAAGATCAATCTAAGAGCTATTGTTCAAGAGGAACATGAGGTAGTACAGCCACAGACCAGCTACGCCAATGTGCCAGAAGATGATGCACCCCACCGTCCAAGAGCCAAGGTTGAGGATGATCTAGAAATGGGTCTTGACATTCTGAAGACCTCAAGGCGCCGGACAGATGAAGTTAGCGATGAAGAATTGGAGTCCGGAAGCAATGGTGTTAAATATCGCACGCCAGATTCAGATACCGACATTCCTGTAACCAGAACTAAGACCGAGATCTTCGGTGAAGTTAGGGATCTGGACTTGTCGGTTAATAATGCTGCATTGCCTTCATCTCCTCAGCAGAAACAACACCCTGACGAACTTTGTTGA